In the Bacillus sp. HSf4 genome, TATGGTCTCAAAAAGCGTACTGGGATCTTAGAAACATTGACAGCATTCCTGATACAGCTGTAATAGAATCGATCAATATTCGTTATGGATTAGATTCCAATGCAGGCATGAATTTCAGTAATACCCATGTGGCTTTATTTAATGAAAAAGGTGAAGGCAAATATACGTATACTGGCAATCCAATTCCTTCTTATGGTAGTTTAATGGATTCTGGTTTAGCAAACCCTTATTTTAGAGGTCAAAAAGTGAAACAGCTATGGAGTGTTCAATACTATACTTCAAATAGTCTTCGCGGCTATATAAAGCCTAACTTAAATATTTTTTGGAAAGATCCCAGCTTAGGACATTCAGGAAGTGTCGCAATCCAATAATGATTTTTAACTAAAGGGCTGAAAATCAGCCCTTTATTCATATTTTTATCTCTCATCCGATCACGACTTTCCAGCGCCTAGTTGATCTCGTTTTCAATATTGTCAATAATAGATTATAAAGTCTGTTATTTCCTGTATAAAATAAGTGCCGAAAAACAGTAAAGCTGTTCGCCTTGAGGGTCGCATGCGGCAGATACGTCATATTTTATATCGACCAGCTGGTCTTCGGACAGCTTTTTTAAAAATTCGTTGATTTCGTGCTGCAAATCTTTTTCGTGTTCTTCATCAAATACGGCAACCTTCAGCATACGCTCTCTCCTTTCTATATGAAAGGTATTCACGAACAGCCGAAGTTATGATCAAAAAAGAGACTGTGAGGCGCTTGGCGACGTTCGCATTGCAAAATGAAAAAGCTTCTTACCGCCAAGATAAGAAGCTAAGACCTTATGTTGTTTTCGGCTTCGTATCGCCGGTCCACTCAAGCATGCCGCCGATCATGTTTGTCACGTCAAATCCTTTGTCCTTCAGGTAGAGGCAGACGTTCTCACTGCGCTTCCCTGAGCGGCAGACAAAAATATAAGATTGATCTTTTTGAAAGATGTCGATCTTTTCCGGTATGTCACCCATCTTAATATGAACGGCTTCCGGGATCATGCCTTCGGCCACTTCTTCATCTTCCCTGACATCAATGATGTTGAGCGTTTCTCCTTTTGAAAGCTTTTCCTGCAGCTTGTCAGGTGTGATTTCTTTTACTGTCATATTTCCAGCTCCCTTTATCATGTACGTGAACATATTATAGCAAAAGTCAGGAGCGGATTTCTATCGGAGGGTGCTTTGGTTCAGCTTGTTGTCGGGAAAGATCGATTTTCCAAACGATTGGAAAGACCCGCTGCCCGCGGCGGCTCCCTCTGCCATGCCCGCTCCAACCAGACAGACCAGCATGACAGCTGAAAAGCAAATGACCTTTTTCATATGATCCCCTCCTTCACTTTGCATATTTGATTTCTTGCACAACGGGATTTCTCAAGATACAAATCACTTTTTTTGTCATCACCCGAGCACAGATAGTAATCGGCAATATCTTTTGTCAATTCGGCGACATCCACCCACAGCTTCTTACCTGCCAGGTATTCCAATGAAAATTCGATATCCAGCGGATTTCCGGTATCATACAAGGCAAAAATAAGCCTGAATTTCGCCGTATATTCTTCCTCACCATCTTCGACAGACCTGGAAAAGCCCTTTTTGCAGAGCCGGCTCGCTTCTTCGCGGCGGCCGTTTTTATACATGAGATGAGAAAGTTCGAAGATGGTGTTGATGCCAAAAACGGACCGCTTATGGAGATCAACGGCAAGCGCCTTTCGAAAATGCTCCTCCGCCAAAAGAGGCATGTTCCGATTCGCATACTTCAGTCCCATATTATGATGGATGAGTCCGATAATTCTTTCATTTTGAAGAGAAACGGCCTGATCCAATGCCCGTCGGTAGTGCTTCTCCCCCTGCTTCATGCGGAACAGGTCAAACTGGTTCGAACCGAGAATCATGTCGCATCCAATCGCTTTATCTATGTAATCGTCATGTTTGCTGAAGATGGAAAGCGCTTTTTCGGCATGGTTCATCGAACGGAAATGATCATTAATCTGATAGTAGGCGCCCGCGATTTTATAATGAAATTCCGCTTTTTCGATTTCATCTGTCAGTTTATATAGTTTGTTTTCCGCTTTCTTGTAGCAGCTGATCGCCTCAAGATAATTTTTCTCATGAAATTCGTACATGCCGGAAAAAAAGTAGAAATAGTATTGAATAACATCATCAGCATGCACAATCGTTTCCTTCTGTCGTTTGATTTCTCTGAAAAGCTCGGCAGATTCGGCAAACTGTTCGGTCATCAATTTGAACCTGTAATCGAGCAGATGAAAATAAAGCTGTAAATCTCCTTGTTTCTCCATTCCCGAAAGCAGCCTCTTAATCTCGTACTTTAAAGATACAGCTTGGAGCGCTTCATGGCGCTTGATCATGGTATACCATCGGTTCAAAAGTCCGGCCGCCTTTTCGTACGCCGTTTTCGCATCCACTTCTTGATTCATCCTTTCTTATTTTCAAAAAATGGCCATACTATTATTTCCTTTTTATAACTTTATTTTACAAAAAATGATTGTTGTTAGCAATCAATTTTCTAATCGGTCAGCTCCAGTGCTTCAGCTGGCTTTCGAGATTTTGCGCTGTCACAAGGCCCTTTTGGAACTGGCTTGGACAGGAAAGATTGTATTTTTTGATTTTCCGGTTGATGTCTTCAATCTCTTCTTCCCGTTTATTCGATTTGCTGGCTTTTTCGATTTCTTGCTTTATTTCCTTTTGCAGCTTCAGCCATTCGGGCAGATATTTGGCGTTTTTCAGCGTGCTGGAAAGCGCGTCTCCTTGAAGCGCTTCTTTTGAGAGCGGTTTGCCGAAGCCGGGCAGAGATTGAACACCGCCGTCTTGATTAAGACTGTCTTGAACAGCCTGATCGATCCAGTGAATATAGCGTTTATCATTTTCTTTGCTCATGTGTACCGCCTCCTTTCATGAAAAAACACACCCGCTTCATAAACGCAGGTGCAGTGTCACGCTTCCGCTGAGTGAGACCGCTCCGCCGGACCCGTTGCTTCCGCCTTTTTCAGGACTTGATAGGCCAGCCACATGATCGAATAACCGAGCAGGCTGACGCTGAAAAATGGAACGATTCCCGGCAGATAGGCAAAAACGGCAAACAGCAAGGCGGTAAGCGCGATCATCGTCAAGGTATATTGCAGGTACGAAATCCCGAGAAGCAGGGAAAATTTTAAATACAACCGCTTTTTCCAGTCGAAATGGGCCAGAAGCGGAAACACATAGAACAGCATGATGACGTATAAAAACCCGAACACCATAATGACGAAACGAAGAATGTGCAAAAATAGATTTTCCGGATGAATAAATGCCAGATCAACATAAATAATCGCTCCAACGATCAATAGAATGAAGCCGATTGCGTTCGCGCGGAAAAATTCCCCGCGGTACGCCTGCCAAAACGTCCGAAAGATCGGAATGTCCGAGCGGCCCATCACCCATTTCCTTGTGACGGCAAATAAAGCGGCGGTCGCCGGCATAAATCCGAATACACCAAACCCGAAAAGTGTAAACGCAAACCACAGCAGATTGGCATAAGAAAATCTCATCACCCACTCGCAAAAGCTCAGCACTCTTCCCATGGAGACATCCTGTTCCACGTTTTTAGCCCCCTTTTCAGTGTATGGCTTGGACCTGAAGAAGCTCTCGAATGTCGATCGGCCTTTTTTCCTTGATGGAACGCCACAATCCTTCCCCGGCTGCGATCGAATAGGCGCCGGCTTCAGCCCCAGCCAGAATCTCGTAATCCCTCAAAGGGTCTTTTCCTGAAAACAGCTCCTCCATAAGCAGGGGATCTCCGCCGCCATGTCCGCCGGGCTTCTGAACGACGCGGATCGTTTCTTTCGACTCGAACAGCGGAAAATAGTCGATCGTCTGCTCATCCACTTCAAAAGGAATTCTTCCTGGAGCATGGTATTCTTTCGTTTCCAGCCTTCCTTTTGTACCGTTGATCGCAAGGCGGTAGCCTTCATACGGAGCGGAAAAAAGCAGCGAATAATTCAATATGGCACCCCCGTCATATTTCAAAACGGCGGCGTAGGTGTCTTCGATGTCGATTTCTTCATCGAATATACAAGCGTCAGGCCGGTAGCCGGAGTATAAAAGATGCTGATTGTCATCCGCTTTGATGTGGTCATCCTCGGGATCGCCGTCTTTCCATCTCATATAGTAACGGCATTTCTTTTTGACGTGACATGTCCCGCAATAACGCGGCTCCCCTTTTTCAGGGTTCATTTCACCGTCCGGTCCGTAGTAGTTCAGACCGCCGTAGGAAAAGACTTCACGGGGTTTTTGATCAAGCCACCAATTGACAAGATCGAAGTGGTGTGTGGACTTATGGACGGAAAGCCCGCCGGAGTACTTTCTCATTCTGTTCCAGCGCTTAAAATAGCTCGCTCCATGGTACGTGTCGATATACCAGTTCAGGTCAACCGATGTAATGGTGCCGAGCTTTCCTGCAAGAATCATCTCTTTAATTTTGCGGTGGAATGGATTATAGCGGTAGTTGAACGTGACGGTCACTCTGCCTTTGCTGGCCTTTTCGGCTTCCAATACAGCTCTTGCATCCCCGGCTGTTGTCACCATCGGCTTTTCAGCAATCACGTCGATATTCTTTTTTAAAGCGCCCAAAATATAGCGGGCATGTGTATCATCGCGGCCCGCAACAATCACAGCGTCAGGTTTGACTTCCTCAAGCATGGCCTCAAATCGTTCAGCGCGAAAAAAAGGTACCGGCCCAAGCTCCGGAAATCTCTTTTTGCAGACGGCTTCCCGCAGCGGATCATCATCCAAAAGCGCGGCGATCGAGTGCTTCCGTCGGTATTGCTTCAGAAGAGGCTCGATAAACATATTGATGGCGCGGCCGCTCAGCCCGCAAATCGCATATTTTTTCATTGGCACCCCTCTGTTCATTGACCTTGAAGCGTCTGAATGAACTTCACCGCTTCAGAGGTTTTCTTTGCATAGACCGGAATAAATGCAGCCATATCCGTGTTCAGTTGAAACGTGTAGCCGTTCAAACGTTTTTCCCCTTTTTTAATGATGGCGGCATACATCTGCTCCCGGCCGTTTTTGCCGGCAGCACTGTATGGCGACCGCTCTTCTGATCGAGCCTTGAGCGGCTGAAGTCCTTCAGGATCGTAAAAAGGTTCAAACATGTCTTCTGGAACGATAAACAGATCTCCTTCTTTCGCTGCGATTTCAACAAGCAATTTTTCGGGTGAAGCCGGGAAAGCCGTAACATGCAAGCCCTCTTTCCCGGCGGCTTTCCCGATGTTCTGCTTAACTTGTTCCGGCGCATCGGAAAAGACAAAAACATCCGTCCCCGCCGCCTCGCCCTTTCCGCAGGCAGAAAGAATAAAGGCAGCGATGGCCGGCATGAATAGCCAAACAAGCTTTCTCACCTTTCTCCTCCGTCCACAAAGCGGCTGCTTCTCTCAAGCTCTGTAAGCGCCATGATCAAGGCGCCGACTCCGTGCAGATCATTGGTGCTTTTGTCGCGGCCGACATAATACTCATACGTTCCTGCTGATGTGCCGACGCAAATGTCTTTTAGCAGCAGGCCTTCCTCAAGGCTGAACTCGATTTTCTCCGCCAGAAGCCCCCTGTATCCCTTTAGCGCCTTTTTTTGATATGACGGGTCGATATAGCCCATCCGCGTCCCTTTTGCCATCGCGTATATATACAGGCATGAACAGGAGCTTTCAAGCCAGTTGTCCTCCCGTCCGCCTTTATCAACGACCTGGTACCAGAGCCCTGTTTCCTCATCCTGAAAATCGGCGAGGCTTTTCACCATTTCTTGAAGCGTTGCCGTCCATTCCCGTCTTTTTTCGTGATGCTGCGGGAGGAGCTCGATCATATCGCTCAGTGCAAGGGCGTACCAGCCGATCGATCTTCCCCAAAACTCAGGGGAGCAGCCTGACTCCGGATCGGCCCACGGCATTTTTCTTTTCTCGTCCCAGGCATGGTAATACAATCCTGTCCGAGCGTCTTTTGTATGCTTTCTCATCAAATTTTCTTCGAGGACGACCATATCGTGAAGCTCCGGCTCATTGAAGGCCCGCGCGAATTTCAGGGCGAATGGTCCGCACATATACAAACCGTCAAGCCACATTTGGTAAGGGTATTTATCTTTGTGCCAAAAGCCGCCTTCTGCCGTTTGATTGAGCGTTTCAAAAAGGCCCCGCAGCTTTTTCGCCGCCTTCAGGTAGCGTTCATCTCCCGTCTCTTCATACAAAGGAAATAAGAGAAGCCCTGCTTGAATGGCATCCAGCTCATCTCTTGCGAAATAAAAGTTTCCGTACTCATCAACGAGATCATCAACGTAATCTTTTACATAATTAAAATACGTCTGTTTTCCCGTTTCATTCCAAAGATGAATAAGACCGCACAAAAACACGCCTTGATGGTAGTGCCAGCGTCCGGCGGGGGGCAGCCTGTCTACTGTATACGCTTTCATTATTGTTTTGGCTGCTTCCTCAGCGACAAAAAGCGGTGATTTTGTGGCGAGAGATTGGTTCATTTCACTCAAATCCTTTCATTCAAGAATTTTTCAGTAAATTCCTTCTTCTCCAAACTTCTTGGCCATCCTGTTCGCAAACATGACCAGCACGAGTCCCACAGCGGCTTTGAACAAACCGACAGCCGTGCTGTAGCTGAATTGCCCCTGCTTTAACCCGGCCGTATACACATACGTATCAAAGATCTCGGCTACTTCCCGGTTCGTAGCATTCAACAGCAGGTACACATGCTCAAATCCAAGCTCCAAGGTATCGCCGATTTTCAGAATCAGCAGTACGACAATCACGCTTCTGATCGCCGGCAGGGTAACATGCCACATCCTCCGCAGGCGATTGGCCCCATCCATTTTTGCCGCTTCGTAAAGCTGCGGATCGACCGCGGTCATCGCCGCCAAATAAATGATCGTCGACCATCCGGCCTCCCTCCAGATGACCTGAAGAATATACATCGGCCTGAACCAGTTTTCATTCAGCAAAAAGTTGATTTTTTCCCCGCCAAAATAGGCGATCAACTCATTAATCAGCCCTCCGTCCACCGTCAACAGGACAAATGAAAGCGAAACGACGATGACCCAGGACATAAAATGCGGAATATAAATCATCGTCTGGACAAATTTTTTAAAAAGTGCGATTCTGACTTCGTTGAGCAAAAGAGCTAAAATAATCGGAATCGGAAAAAATACGACAAGGTTTAAGAAAAACAACACCAACGTGTTCTTCAGCAGCATAAAAAAGGTCGGTTCTGTAAACAGTCTTTCAAAATGCTTAAATCCGACCCATTCGCTCCCCGTTATGCCGAGAAATGGCTGGTAATCCTGAAAGGCGATGACAATTCCCCACATCGGTACATACTTGAAAAGAAGAAAGTAAATCAATCCCGGAAGGATCATTAAATATAAATATTTTTGCTGAAGGGCTTTCTCAAAAAAACGCGTCTTTCTCTCTTTTCCGACAATCAGGGCCTTTTCCTTCCCGGTCGGAACTTGTGCAGCTTTCATAAACGGCCTCCCTTCACGGTGTTTGCTTCCACTTTAAATCAGGCCGCAAAATGCAGTCTACAATCATATCATCACATCGCCCGCTGCTTTCTTTCCAAGCTTTAAGATCTAATAAAATGAAACGTTGATTAGGAAATGATTATTGACAAATTCACACAAAAGTCGGATTAATTATATATGAGCAATTCATTTCCAGACTCGGTTGGGGGGGAATTTATGAAAAGGAAACAATATAAGTTTTACTATAAGCTGGTGACCTTCTTTTTGATTCTCAGCACCATTCCGGTCGTCATCGTCGGCTTTTTTTCCTATCAAAGATCAGCGGAGACGATTGAACAAAACGTCACAAACGAAAAGCTCCAAACCGTTGGCCAGGCGCAATTGAATATCGAACATATTTTAAAAACGGTTGATCATTCCTTCACCCATTATGTCCGTTCCTACCCTTTAATTCAGACGCTAAGCCTGAGCATCACGCCAGAACGCTTTCAGCTGTACAACCAAATCAATAAAGAATTAAACAAGCTGCAGACATTTGACACCGACTTGAGCGATATCACCTTGATCAGTGAAGAAAAAAAGTGGTATATCAACAATTCGGGGCTATACCATTTGGATCAGCGGCGGCAAGCCCTGATGATCTCGCTCTACAACTCGCTAAAAAGCCGGTCAAGCTGGGTGCTTGAAAAAAACAATGCCCTTGTCGCTACAAAGGAAGGAACAGCTGAAAACTGCCCGTACAATATCAACCTGGTCAAACAGCTTCCTTTGAACAGCATGGAAAACAAAGGTCTTGCGATCGCAAGCATTCCTTCCTGCTCGCTCGTGAAAAGAATGCCGCTCAAATCAAAAACAAGCAGCATGATGGCGCTCGATGACAACGGCCGGATTATGCTGCATCCCAAGCCCTCCATGATCGGACAATCGATCAAAAATGAAGGGTACTTCAAAAAAATCCGCAGGCTGTCAACAAAAAACGGGCAGTTTGATACAATGATCAATGATACAAATTACAACATTACATACCAGAAATCCGACTATAACAACTGGATATACATTTCTCTCACGACCATGCCTGAGCTCTATCAGCAAACCACTTCAATCGGCTGGTTCACCTTTACGATCTGCGCCATTTTGTTAGCGCTTTCATGCTTGTTTTCCTGGTTCGGATCACGCCATTTCTACAAGCCAATCAAGGTTCTTTATGAATCCGTCTCAGGCTTCACCTCAGGAACCGACTCCGGGAAAAAGCGGCCTGAAAGCGAATTCGAATTGATTGAGCGGAATATTAAAGAGATGAAAGATAGAAATCATGACCTCACGATACGGGTGAAGCAGCAGGTCTCACAATTGAGGCAGTATTTTTTGACAAGACTTTTGCTCGGCAAGCTGACGGAAGAGGAAATCAAAGAGCGCTTCTCAGGGCTCGGATTTCCCGAAGATTGGAGCCATCTCTCCATCTTTAGTTTGCAGATTGATACACTGAAAGGTACGGCATATGAAAAAAAGGATCTCGATGTCCTGCTGTTTGCGATCAACAGTCTTGCGGAACGCGCCGTGCCGCAAGAAAAGCGGCTGCCGCCAGTCGTCATCGACAAAACGCAAACAACCATCATCATCAACCGCGGCCAGTCACTCGACAGATTTCACCAATATTTAAAAACGGCCGCCGTGTCCATTCAGGAAAAAATCCATAAGGAGCTCGGACTCCATGTCAGCATCGGCATCAGCCAGCCTTTTACAAGCCTTTCCATGTCCAAGCATGCTTATCTGGAAGGTCTTGAAGCCTTAACATACAGGCTGCAATCCGGAAAGCGCGCGGTCATTTTCTTTGAGCATCTTGACCGGAACAAAGCGTTGCTGACCCAGTTTCCCAAACAGATTCAAAATGAGTTGTTTGAAGCGATTAAAGCGTGTGAAGAGGAAAAAGCAGCCGAGAAGCTCCGGCTTTTGCTGGACGCCATCTGCTCTGAGAACGCGAACCCGCATCAATGCCAGGTCACCATTGCGAGACTGCTGAACAACTTAATCGAATATATGCACCTGCTCGGCATCGAACTGTTCGAATCGGATGGAAACAAAATGCTGTATGACGATATATTTGAGCTGACCACATTGGAAGAG is a window encoding:
- a CDS encoding lipoprotein YteS — protein: MRKLVWLFMPAIAAFILSACGKGEAAGTDVFVFSDAPEQVKQNIGKAAGKEGLHVTAFPASPEKLLVEIAAKEGDLFIVPEDMFEPFYDPEGLQPLKARSEERSPYSAAGKNGREQMYAAIIKKGEKRLNGYTFQLNTDMAAFIPVYAKKTSEAVKFIQTLQGQ
- a CDS encoding glycoside hydrolase family 105 protein, whose translation is MNQSLATKSPLFVAEEAAKTIMKAYTVDRLPPAGRWHYHQGVFLCGLIHLWNETGKQTYFNYVKDYVDDLVDEYGNFYFARDELDAIQAGLLLFPLYEETGDERYLKAAKKLRGLFETLNQTAEGGFWHKDKYPYQMWLDGLYMCGPFALKFARAFNEPELHDMVVLEENLMRKHTKDARTGLYYHAWDEKRKMPWADPESGCSPEFWGRSIGWYALALSDMIELLPQHHEKRREWTATLQEMVKSLADFQDEETGLWYQVVDKGGREDNWLESSCSCLYIYAMAKGTRMGYIDPSYQKKALKGYRGLLAEKIEFSLEEGLLLKDICVGTSAGTYEYYVGRDKSTNDLHGVGALIMALTELERSSRFVDGGER
- a CDS encoding rhodanese-like domain-containing protein, which translates into the protein MTVKEITPDKLQEKLSKGETLNIIDVREDEEVAEGMIPEAVHIKMGDIPEKIDIFQKDQSYIFVCRSGKRSENVCLYLKDKGFDVTNMIGGMLEWTGDTKPKTT
- a CDS encoding YesL family protein, which translates into the protein MEQDVSMGRVLSFCEWVMRFSYANLLWFAFTLFGFGVFGFMPATAALFAVTRKWVMGRSDIPIFRTFWQAYRGEFFRANAIGFILLIVGAIIYVDLAFIHPENLFLHILRFVIMVFGFLYVIMLFYVFPLLAHFDWKKRLYLKFSLLLGISYLQYTLTMIALTALLFAVFAYLPGIVPFFSVSLLGYSIMWLAYQVLKKAEATGPAERSHSAEA
- a CDS encoding helix-turn-helix domain-containing protein, producing MKRKQYKFYYKLVTFFLILSTIPVVIVGFFSYQRSAETIEQNVTNEKLQTVGQAQLNIEHILKTVDHSFTHYVRSYPLIQTLSLSITPERFQLYNQINKELNKLQTFDTDLSDITLISEEKKWYINNSGLYHLDQRRQALMISLYNSLKSRSSWVLEKNNALVATKEGTAENCPYNINLVKQLPLNSMENKGLAIASIPSCSLVKRMPLKSKTSSMMALDDNGRIMLHPKPSMIGQSIKNEGYFKKIRRLSTKNGQFDTMINDTNYNITYQKSDYNNWIYISLTTMPELYQQTTSIGWFTFTICAILLALSCLFSWFGSRHFYKPIKVLYESVSGFTSGTDSGKKRPESEFELIERNIKEMKDRNHDLTIRVKQQVSQLRQYFLTRLLLGKLTEEEIKERFSGLGFPEDWSHLSIFSLQIDTLKGTAYEKKDLDVLLFAINSLAERAVPQEKRLPPVVIDKTQTTIIINRGQSLDRFHQYLKTAAVSIQEKIHKELGLHVSIGISQPFTSLSMSKHAYLEGLEALTYRLQSGKRAVIFFEHLDRNKALLTQFPKQIQNELFEAIKACEEEKAAEKLRLLLDAICSENANPHQCQVTIARLLNNLIEYMHLLGIELFESDGNKMLYDDIFELTTLEEIESWLNRQMIGKMIETLSVREESQYKNISEQIVHIIQQEFDTDLTLESIAGRLHYNPNYLSSIFRKEMKISFSEYLSSYRHHIAKSWLTETTLSVKEISEKLKYKNPQNFIRSFKKLEGITPGKYRELKNHSA
- a CDS encoding sugar ABC transporter permease, encoding MKAAQVPTGKEKALIVGKERKTRFFEKALQQKYLYLMILPGLIYFLLFKYVPMWGIVIAFQDYQPFLGITGSEWVGFKHFERLFTEPTFFMLLKNTLVLFFLNLVVFFPIPIILALLLNEVRIALFKKFVQTMIYIPHFMSWVIVVSLSFVLLTVDGGLINELIAYFGGEKINFLLNENWFRPMYILQVIWREAGWSTIIYLAAMTAVDPQLYEAAKMDGANRLRRMWHVTLPAIRSVIVVLLILKIGDTLELGFEHVYLLLNATNREVAEIFDTYVYTAGLKQGQFSYSTAVGLFKAAVGLVLVMFANRMAKKFGEEGIY
- a CDS encoding sporulation protein Cse60, with amino-acid sequence MLKVAVFDEEHEKDLQHEINEFLKKLSEDQLVDIKYDVSAACDPQGEQLYCFSALILYRK
- a CDS encoding Gfo/Idh/MocA family oxidoreductase gives rise to the protein MKKYAICGLSGRAINMFIEPLLKQYRRKHSIAALLDDDPLREAVCKKRFPELGPVPFFRAERFEAMLEEVKPDAVIVAGRDDTHARYILGALKKNIDVIAEKPMVTTAGDARAVLEAEKASKGRVTVTFNYRYNPFHRKIKEMILAGKLGTITSVDLNWYIDTYHGASYFKRWNRMRKYSGGLSVHKSTHHFDLVNWWLDQKPREVFSYGGLNYYGPDGEMNPEKGEPRYCGTCHVKKKCRYYMRWKDGDPEDDHIKADDNQHLLYSGYRPDACIFDEEIDIEDTYAAVLKYDGGAILNYSLLFSAPYEGYRLAINGTKGRLETKEYHAPGRIPFEVDEQTIDYFPLFESKETIRVVQKPGGHGGGDPLLMEELFSGKDPLRDYEILAGAEAGAYSIAAGEGLWRSIKEKRPIDIRELLQVQAIH
- a CDS encoding DnaJ family domain-containing protein, with translation MSKENDKRYIHWIDQAVQDSLNQDGGVQSLPGFGKPLSKEALQGDALSSTLKNAKYLPEWLKLQKEIKQEIEKASKSNKREEEIEDINRKIKKYNLSCPSQFQKGLVTAQNLESQLKHWS